From a region of the Babesia bovis T2Bo chromosome 1, whole genome shotgun sequence genome:
- a CDS encoding Helicase associated domain (HA2) family protein encodes MAADTNFKSHTGFSDAPVTDTSSLKRSKPDDELCDDINRFTNLPYSQRYYTILEKRRELPAWSARKNFVKLLRRNQVIILVGETGSGKTTQIPQFVVNSKLNQGLQVAVTQPRRVAAMSVAARVADEMDVELGETVGYSIRFEDKTSKNTVIKFMTDGMLLREAITDPMLRNYGVIILDEAHERTVSTDVLFGLIKEVAGSREDLKIVVMSATLDGKKFQKYFGGADMLSIPGRTFPVEIFYTSCPQKNYVDAVFNTVIRIHKDEDEGDILVFLTGEDEILKLKQRLDSRNTALSRVLTVLPLYGSMDPREQEQVFKQVEGRKCVLATNIAETSLTIDGIVYVVDTGFAKQNVYNPRARVESLLVAPISQASAAQRAGRAGRTRPGKCFRLYTEEAYKNELIPQTFPEILRSNIATVVLNLKKLGIDDLVHFDFMDPPAPETMMRALEELNYLKALDDEGELTPTGDLMAEFPLEPQLAKMVVVSPKYGCTRDVIALVAMLSVPNVFMRSQGKRDGLKTAYSDRAYRLRSKRGDHLTMLNVFNAYVALVPQGRRVCEDFCYEVRASTKGLDSAVRVFEQLAKLAQKHLKVDCTLDHKSDPVESNVLRCLCAGFFQQTAYSSKGTTYYTVKDNQAVALHPSSILTSLESLVVYHQIVHTSRTFLRTVSSVELSWLLETTPEYFDPNTIPNRELRELIKRALRDR; translated from the exons ACTGGCTTTTCCGACGCTCCCGTCACAG ACACTTCTAGTCTAAAGCGAAGCAAGCCTGATGATGAACTCTGTGACGACATAAACAGATTCACCAATTTACCATATTCCCAGCGATACTACACCATCCTTGAGAAGCGCCGTGAGTTACCGGCATGGAGCGCCCGAAAGAACTTTGTGAAGCTTTTACGGCGCAACCAAGTGATTATTCTAGTGGGAGAGACAGGTTCCGGTAAGACTACACAGATACCGCAGTTTGTAGTCAATTCAAAACTCAACCAGGGGCTGCAAGTGGCGGTAACACAGCCCCGAAGGGTAGCTGCAATGTCGGTTGCTGCTAGAGTTGCTGATGAAATGGACGTCGAGCTGGGTGAGACTGTGGGATATTCCATTCGATTTGAAGATAAGACTTCCAAGAACACGGTCATTAAGTTTATGACTGACGGTATGTTACTAAGGGAGGCTATTACCGATCCCATGCTTCGCAACTATGGTGTGATTATTCTGGATGAGGCTCATGAGCGTACGGTTTCTACGGATGTATTATTTGGTCTCATCAAGGAGGTTGCGGGATCTCGTGAAGATTTGAAGATAGTTGTCATGAGTGCCACTTTGGACGGTAAGAAATTCCAGAAGTACTTTGGCGGCGCTGATATGTTATCCATACCTGGTAGAACCTTCCCTGTAGAAATATTTTACACTTCCTGTCCTCAGAAGAACTACGTTGACGCTGTGTTCAACACTGTTATTAGGATCCACAAGGACGAGGATGAGGGTGATATACTTGTTTTCCTCACTGGAGAGGATGAGATCCTGAAGCTTAAGCAGCGGCTGGACTCCAGGAACACTGCCTTGTCTAGGGTATTAACCGTGTTACCATTGTATGGTAGCATGGACCCTCGGGAGCAGGAGCAGGTATTTAAACAGGTAGAGGGCCGCAAGTGCGTGCTGGCCACTAATATTGCAGAAACCAGTTTAACTATCGATGGCATAGTGTATGTAGTCGACACTGGTTTTGCTAAACAAAACGTCTATAACCCAAGGGCCAGGGTGGAGTCACTTCTCGTGGCTCCAATATCGCAGGCCTCAGCTGCTCAGCGAGCTGGGCGTGCTGGTAGGACACGTCCTGGCAAGTGCTTCAGGCTATATACTGAGGAGGCTTACAAGAACGAGCTGATACCTCAGACATTTCCTGAGATATTGAGGTCCAACATCGCAACTGTCGTTCTTAACCTCAAGAAGCTGGGTATTGACGACTTGGTCCACTTTGACTTCATGGACCCTCCAGCTCCCGAGACCATGATGCGCGCTTTGGAGGAGCTGAACTACTTGAAGGCCCTGGATGATGAGGGTGAACTTACTCCTACGGGTGACTTGATGGCTGAATTCCCACTTGAGCCACAACTGGCTAagatggtagtggtatcACCGAAATACGGCTGCACTCGTGACGTCATAGCGCTTGTAGCTATGCTGTCGGTACCCAATGTATTCATGCGTTCCCAGGGTAAGCGCGATGGACTAAAGACCGCTTATAGCGATCGTGCCTATAGGTTAAGGTCCAAAAGAGGTGACCACCTGACCATGCTAAATGTATTCAATGCGTATGTCGCGCTAGTTCCACAGGGCAGAAGGGTTTGTGAGGACTTTTGCTACGAGGTTCGCGCTAGTACAAAGGGTTTGGACTCTGCGGTACGCGTTTTCGAGCAGCTGGCCAAACTGGCTCAGAAGCATTTGAAAGTGGATTGTACATTGGATCATAAATCGGACcctgtggaatccaatgTTTTGAGGTGTCTATGTGCTGGATTCTTCCAGCAAACAGCGTACTCCAGCAAGGGTACTACGTACTACACAGTGAAGGACAACCAGGCTGTTGCTTTGCACCCTTCTTCCATATTGACCTCTTTAGAGTCCCTGGTTGTATATCACCAGATAGTGCACACTTCCCGGACATTTCTACGTACTGTCAGTAGTGTTGAATTATCGTGGCTTTTGGAGACTACCCCGGAATACTTCGATCCCAATACTATTCCCAACCGTGAGTTGCGCGAACTGATTAAAAGGGCTCTTAGGGACAGGTAA